In Neisseria brasiliensis, the following proteins share a genomic window:
- a CDS encoding GNAT family N-acetyltransferase, whose amino-acid sequence MNWHIKVFTELSHLELWQIYKSRVDVFVVEQNCPYPEVDEKDLHALHVFAEQDGQLAAYCRIIAEEVLVKIGRVLVVSSFRELGLGRVLMQQALQAVQQRFPQQEIHIQAQLYLQRFYESLGFHRVSDEYLEDGIPHIDMVWRKRETI is encoded by the coding sequence ATGAATTGGCATATTAAAGTATTTACCGAATTGAGCCATCTTGAATTGTGGCAAATTTATAAAAGCCGCGTCGATGTTTTCGTGGTAGAGCAAAATTGTCCTTATCCTGAAGTGGATGAAAAAGATTTACACGCGCTGCATGTGTTCGCCGAACAAGACGGCCAATTGGCTGCGTATTGCCGCATTATCGCGGAAGAAGTGTTGGTAAAAATCGGCCGAGTGCTGGTGGTGTCGTCTTTTCGGGAGCTGGGATTGGGCAGGGTGTTGATGCAGCAGGCTTTGCAAGCGGTGCAGCAGCGTTTCCCCCAGCAGGAAATTCACATTCAAGCGCAGCTTTATTTACAGCGGTTTTATGAATCTTTGGGCTTTCATAGAGTTTCGGATGAATATTTGGAAGACGGCATTCCGCATATTGATATGGTGTGGCGTAAACGTGAGACCATCTGA
- a CDS encoding M16 family metallopeptidase — MKLTYFVVLAFVGATLPAYANQSLHATGKLDNGLTYHIFKIPSAGKRLVTRMNVGVGAADENAGEEGIAHITEHMVFQSSPQNPQGLSNRLMKDGWQMGRHFNALTTYDYTRYMLTPPRGTKQLDETLLIYRQILQPKQFSAADWEKERQVILSEWRQQQSLQNRLSRQQHELMYKGARQGRYAPIGRLEAIEKADMKTASDFHNRWYGVNNAVLVVMGDVSIDETSALIQKAFGSLQPITLSERCYEEYEPALQNGWHIAQVADRDNADNKLSLVFRFKKQPTSAYEEHAYQRLLDNFAAFIVNRRIQQSGEDVVLKMDTLGRNTGALVFQSETAPNQHSEMLNVLRHLRQDILNTPATNEELAEYRKALHGNLSPQKAGIPNDLSKVAAMSDETVLRGLPMPDAEIQTIDRSQLYRINAKVVNERIADWLNAPDKMIQVQAQANEKVKLPEFSTLNQVVRPSENVSDGLTEPRFVENKGGNIVAERQDTKLNLHYLTLSNGDTAVVMKLPMAGNNLYFKALSNVGYWQQPEKAWQAEILADVLARSTPQGMSAASFKQWQQKQGIQQYRFRLEGDHQTTDAQAAKSALPSVLQLYRQQQIAPDFSDWQQAVKREESRFKVAQYAKSGRQRDALNTLQYGRNMLMPSESHAYAGLNEAAFRQQWQTLVAAPTTYYIVSNLPIENVKPWVAQYLADIPRQAMPATKYAWQSGRQMQHIAANDTQGTDVQALSWQTMPQLSPAQHEQIKLLNNIANARLKDELRSKQQSVYGVKFQAEPNIGQNRIQSRLSFNTSSEQAQAAWHTAQKVLNGLPDNIGFTEARNLRKLFVEQENARRRKPELWLERLVTSHQSYGDARYLTEIPNIPASFSRGQLRETAKLMWSTENEKVLMMTPRP, encoded by the coding sequence ATGAAGCTCACTTATTTTGTCGTGCTGGCATTTGTCGGCGCGACGCTGCCTGCTTATGCCAACCAGTCGCTGCATGCCACCGGCAAGCTCGATAATGGTTTGACTTATCATATTTTCAAAATTCCATCGGCCGGCAAACGGCTGGTGACACGCATGAATGTCGGCGTGGGTGCAGCTGATGAAAATGCCGGAGAAGAAGGCATAGCCCACATCACCGAGCACATGGTGTTTCAATCTTCGCCGCAAAACCCGCAAGGTTTGTCCAACCGCCTGATGAAAGACGGCTGGCAGATGGGGCGACATTTCAACGCGCTCACGACTTACGACTATACCCGCTACATGCTGACCCCGCCGCGCGGAACCAAGCAGCTTGATGAAACCTTGTTGATTTACCGTCAAATTTTGCAGCCCAAGCAGTTTTCCGCTGCCGATTGGGAAAAAGAGCGGCAAGTGATTTTAAGCGAATGGCGCCAACAGCAAAGCCTGCAAAACCGCTTAAGCCGACAGCAGCATGAATTGATGTATAAAGGCGCGCGCCAAGGGCGGTATGCGCCGATCGGGCGTTTGGAAGCCATCGAAAAAGCTGATATGAAAACCGCCAGCGATTTTCACAACCGCTGGTATGGCGTAAACAATGCCGTGTTGGTGGTGATGGGCGATGTGAGCATTGATGAAACTTCTGCCCTGATTCAAAAAGCATTCGGCAGCTTGCAGCCGATTACCTTGAGTGAACGCTGCTACGAAGAATACGAACCGGCTTTGCAAAACGGCTGGCATATTGCGCAAGTAGCCGACCGCGACAATGCCGACAACAAATTATCACTGGTATTCCGCTTCAAAAAGCAGCCGACATCGGCTTACGAAGAGCATGCTTATCAGCGTTTATTGGATAATTTTGCCGCCTTTATCGTCAACCGCCGCATTCAGCAATCGGGCGAAGATGTGGTGTTGAAAATGGATACGCTGGGCCGCAATACCGGCGCGTTGGTGTTCCAATCCGAAACCGCGCCGAATCAGCATAGTGAAATGTTGAACGTGTTGCGTCATTTGCGCCAAGACATTTTAAATACACCGGCCACCAATGAAGAATTGGCGGAATATCGTAAAGCATTGCACGGCAATTTGTCGCCGCAAAAAGCCGGCATTCCCAATGATTTGAGCAAAGTGGCGGCCATGAGCGATGAAACCGTGTTGCGCGGTTTGCCCATGCCCGATGCCGAAATCCAAACCATAGACCGCAGCCAGCTTTACCGCATCAATGCCAAGGTGGTGAATGAGCGTATTGCAGATTGGCTAAACGCGCCGGATAAAATGATTCAGGTTCAGGCGCAAGCAAATGAAAAAGTGAAGCTGCCTGAATTTTCTACATTGAATCAGGTGGTTAGGCCGTCTGAAAATGTTTCAGACGGCCTGACTGAACCGCGTTTTGTTGAAAACAAAGGCGGCAACATTGTTGCAGAACGCCAAGACACCAAATTAAACCTGCATTACCTGACCTTAAGTAACGGTGATACGGCAGTGGTAATGAAACTGCCGATGGCAGGCAATAATCTGTATTTCAAAGCTTTGTCCAATGTCGGCTATTGGCAGCAGCCGGAAAAAGCATGGCAGGCGGAAATTTTGGCTGATGTGTTGGCGCGTTCCACACCGCAGGGCATGAGCGCGGCCAGTTTTAAGCAATGGCAACAAAAGCAGGGTATACAGCAATACCGTTTCCGCTTGGAGGGCGATCATCAAACCACCGATGCACAAGCTGCCAAAAGCGCGTTGCCATCGGTGTTGCAGCTTTACCGTCAGCAGCAAATTGCCCCTGATTTCAGCGATTGGCAACAAGCCGTGAAGCGGGAAGAGTCGCGCTTCAAAGTGGCACAATATGCCAAGTCAGGGCGGCAACGCGATGCTTTGAACACATTACAATATGGTCGCAATATGCTGATGCCGTCTGAAAGCCATGCTTATGCCGGATTGAATGAAGCCGCTTTCCGGCAACAATGGCAAACGCTGGTGGCCGCGCCGACCACTTACTACATCGTCAGCAATCTGCCGATTGAAAATGTGAAGCCTTGGGTGGCGCAATATTTGGCCGATATTCCGCGCCAAGCCATGCCAGCCACAAAATATGCTTGGCAAAGTGGCCGCCAAATGCAGCACATTGCCGCCAACGATACGCAAGGCACGGATGTGCAGGCCTTGTCGTGGCAAACCATGCCGCAGCTTTCACCGGCGCAGCATGAGCAAATCAAGCTTTTGAACAATATCGCCAATGCACGTTTAAAAGACGAATTGCGCAGCAAGCAGCAAAGCGTTTATGGTGTGAAATTTCAGGCCGAACCGAATATCGGGCAAAACCGTATACAAAGCCGTTTGTCGTTTAATACGTCAAGCGAACAGGCGCAAGCCGCTTGGCATACCGCGCAAAAAGTGTTGAATGGTTTGCCTGATAATATCGGCTTCACTGAAGCCCGTAATCTGCGTAAGCTCTTTGTCGAGCAGGAAAACGCCCGCCGCCGCAAGCCTGAATTGTGGTTGGAGCGTTTGGTTACCAGCCATCAAAGCTACGGCGATGCGCGTTATCTGACGGAGATTCCGAATATTCCGGCAAGCTTCAGCCGCGGCCAATTGCGAGAAACGGCGAAATTAATGTGGTCAACAGAAAACGAGAAAGTTTTGATGATGACACCGCGACCATAA